The genomic window CTGCGCCAATGTTGCGGTCATGGTCGCGGCTGTATCCGGCAACAATCTCCACCCCCGGACCATCCACCAGCCAGCCATTGGAACCTGCCCCCTTCACCTGATAGTGAATACTCATGCCTTCATTCACCGGCATGCCTGCATATAAAGGGTGCTCACGCACAAAGTACCACGATCCCATCCAGCTGGCGCGCGATGCGCCTACCATTCCGTGAAAGGTGAATGCTCCAGCATCGGCAAGCTGCCTGGCATAGCCGCCGGCAACGCTGTCTTTGCCTGTAATGACGATCAGTGGAGTTCCGCTCCGGATCTGCTCGATGGCACCCTCTGGCAATCTGTCTTCCCTCATCTGGCCACTCTGCCGATAGGCCCCCATGTCGTCCGTGGGCACGAGAGGCTCGGCTTTTTGCGCTGCATCCATCGCCAGCAACACATCGTATTTCCTCCCAGTAGAAAACGCTTCGGCAGCTACGCCAACAAAAGGCAGTGACGACCCTGCACCAATCAGACCAATCTTCCATCCTGCAAATGAATATGGGTCCGTCTCCACCACCCACAACCGGCACTCATGTGCGGAGTCTGCCGTAGCATTCAGTGCGAGCTTTGTCGTCCAGACACCTGCCTCATTCAGCGGCCCTGTCTCCACGGCTTTTTGCACAAGGGACACCAGCTTGTCTTTTTCAAACTCCGGACACGCCCACGCACCCACCTTCATCGTCCTGCCTTGAGGGTTACGGATGGAAAACATCAGCCTGCCTGTCACTGGCCTGCCCGTATCGTTCAGCAGATAGATATCGAACTTTGCGCGTTCGCCTTTTCTCAACACCAGATGATACTGTTTCGCCACCGGACGCACCGGCAGCAGGCTTTTAGCCAGAAGTTGCGGATCGGTCTTGAAGTCCCGCATCACATCCAGAAGCCCGCTGTGGTTCTCGATGGCCGTGGACTCCCACCCGCTGATGGCCGCATAATCATTCACATCGCAGATACGGATGTTCTCCAGAAACTGCCCCCACGATTCATATGCGCGGCGGCTGATGGAGCGGAAGAGCGCACTGGCTGAGGGAAATGCCGCCCGGAAGCCCCAACGATCCAGAAACGTTTCATAAGCCGCCAAAATTTCCTTGTGGTCTTCTAGGTCGTAGCTCTTGCCGCCGTGCTGCTCAATCTGCTGAATCAGCAGCGCGTGATTATCAGGCGATGCTGCCCCTTTCATCTCGCCCCACTCGACAATCTCACCTTCATCGGTTGAGCGATATAGAAAATCGTCCGGTCCGTTGTAATAGCGATCATTCCAGACGTCGGAAAACGGCCCCTGGTGCTCGTCCCACCATCCGCCTGCCCCGCCTTCGGCAGAGGTACGCACACGGTCGGAATAGGGTTCAATCCATGCCTGCGCCGCGCGCGAAGCAAAGCCATCATTGGCCACAATGGAACGGCTGGGGTCTTCCTGGTGCATCCGCTTCAGAATGCGATAGAGATTCAGATTACTCAGATCAGGCTTTGCTTCATTCTGCAGTATGTATTCCACCAGGGACGGATGGCTGCGGAAGGCCCGGATCATACGGACAATCTTTGCCTCC from Pseudacidobacterium ailaaui includes these protein-coding regions:
- a CDS encoding sugar-binding domain-containing protein, which codes for MSIVSSRRGFLKGAAFSGFLLSTCGLRGAEAQTPSSTQELFLPDEGWRMWPDTKAAWEEDTIYLPGEFKLTELPVNPPTGGWEVLGFTQGVGVTLPATVEQFYWGAFGYRPYKNEYKFEDTDREVKNGSYRGVSWFWREIEVPMDFQGKRIFLHVRGARLRAEVYLNQKLVGYSILEELPFECDITQAARPGEKNQLAIRITNPGGEMDWIDGRQLQWGQVRLQSSHGFGGLDRALRLTAHGPVRVKDSWVLNTPDVRAITAHAELENLTGQPRTGSIVFSIVDPALGQTVAKKELPAQLDAHATAVFQAEMRYEGAKLWDLDSPHLYQLRVEWKGLQTDADFRQIPFGFRWFAPEGIGAEAMFRLNGRRTRIYTSISWGFWGMNGLFPTPELAQREVEAAKTFHLNCLNFHRNVGKPEVFAVQDRMGLLRCMEPGGGYEAVSATGFAQRYMEAKIVRMIRAFRSHPSLVEYILQNEAKPDLSNLNLYRILKRMHQEDPSRSIVANDGFASRAAQAWIEPYSDRVRTSAEGGAGGWWDEHQGPFSDVWNDRYYNGPDDFLYRSTDEGEIVEWGEMKGAASPDNHALLIQQIEQHGGKSYDLEDHKEILAAYETFLDRWGFRAAFPSASALFRSISRRAYESWGQFLENIRICDVNDYAAISGWESTAIENHSGLLDVMRDFKTDPQLLAKSLLPVRPVAKQYHLVLRKGERAKFDIYLLNDTGRPVTGRLMFSIRNPQGRTMKVGAWACPEFEKDKLVSLVQKAVETGPLNEAGVWTTKLALNATADSAHECRLWVVETDPYSFAGWKIGLIGAGSSLPFVGVAAEAFSTGRKYDVLLAMDAAQKAEPLVPTDDMGAYRQSGQMREDRLPEGAIEQIRSGTPLIVITGKDSVAGGYARQLADAGAFTFHGMVGASRASWMGSWYFVREHPLYAGMPVNEGMSIHYQVKGAGSNGWLVDGPGVEIVAGYSRDHDRNIGAGTFTAFLGQGRIVMQRIADMHPVLQERFLANALQSVRTKQQQ